Proteins from a genomic interval of Lolium perenne isolate Kyuss_39 chromosome 1, Kyuss_2.0, whole genome shotgun sequence:
- the LOC127313714 gene encoding G-type lectin S-receptor-like serine/threonine-protein kinase At2g19130 has protein sequence MESGALLLGVFLALLCVGVVRAADTVAVGRPLTLGQTLVSPGRKFAMGFFQPDGGAAGSWYMGIWYHNIAVQTPVWVANRDTPVFDPSSSRLAITPDGNLALFDGTGSIAWSTKVNTSAIANATDTVAVLLDTGNLVLSPASNASAVLWQSFDHVGDTWLPGGKLRRDKRTGEIQGMFSWRARGDPAPGMYALQLDPSGAPQYVLVANGTREYWLTGNWTGKFFTGAPEVAASSGSSGYSFAFVDNDEESYFTYNFAVNTTVYRFVMDVSGQVKGWFWVEATQGWNLVYAEPKARCGVPRGCGAFGVCSAGEATACDCARGFRPRNPANWGSGDYIDGCVRNAQLQCAKNSSGGVDTATGLKKEGQDKFLRMDGIGFPDDGRVVGAASTGDCQSACLGDCTCSAYAYNTSCFLWHGDLQTLQAGIGDDQAGAGSLYLRLAASEIPGARSHKWRNIKIAAGALGIACFVVAASILLVHTTRKRRTARVNGLAVGDGCVSYKYSDLQYLTKNFTDKIGAGAFGSVFKGQFSDSTVVAVKKLEGLRQGEKQFRAEVSTLGTIQHVNLIRMLGFCSDGGADRKLLVYEYMPNGSLDRHLFRKTFYVLSWQVRYQVGIGVAKGLAYLHERCRDCIIHCDVKPENILLDADFAPKVADFGLAKLVGRDFSRVITTMRGTVGYLAPEWISGEAITAKADVFSYGMMLFEIVSGRRNFEQGERRFVASSSACATGAEEQATTTTAFFPLLVARRLAKEEDMMALLDPELEGDASADEMRRLCKIACWCIQRDIDARPTMAEVVQVLEGLTDIEMPPVPQFLEVLAGQAIQESVYHSTEQR, from the exons ATGGAATCAGGGGCGCTTCTCCTGGGCGTGTTTCTCGCGCTGCTCTGCGTGGGTGTCGTGCGCGCGGCGGACACGGTCGCCGTGGGCCGGCCGCTCACCCTTGGCCAGACGCTCGTCTCTCCCGGCCGCAAGTTCGCCATGGGATTCTTCCAGCCTG ACGGAGGAGCCGCCGGAAGCTGGTACATGGGAATCTGGTACCACAACATCGCCGTTCAGACGCCGGTTTGGGTGGCCAACCGCGACACGCCGGTCTTCGATCCATCCTCGTCACGGCTCGCCATCACGCCCGACGGCAACCTCGCTCTATTTGACGGCACCGGCTCGATCGCTTGGTCCACGAAAGTTAACACCAGCGCCATAGCCAACGCAACAGACACGGTCGCCGTCCTTCTCGACACGGGCAACCTCGTGTTATCGCCAGCGTCCAACGCCTCCGCGGTGCTGTGGCAGAGCTTCGACCACGTCGGCGACACGTGGCTCCCCGGCGGGAAGCTCAGGCGCGACAAGCGCACCGGCGAAATACAGGGGATGTTCTCGTGGAGGGCGCGCGGCGACCCCGCGCCGGGGATGTACGCCCTCCAGCTCGACCCGTCCGGGGCGCCGCAGTACGTGCTGGTGGCCAACGGCACCCGAGAGTACTGGCTTACTGGCAACTGGACGGGCAAGTTCTTCACCGGCGCCCCGGAGGTCGCAGCGTCGAGCGGCAGCTCAGGGTACAGCTTCGCGTTCGTGGACAACGACGAGGAGAGCTACTTCACGTACAACTTCGCCGTCAACACGACGGTGTACCGGTTCGTGATGGACGTGTCGGGGCAGGTGAAGGGGTGGTTCTGGGTGGAGGCCACGCAGGGGTGGAACCTGGTGTACGCCGAGCCCAAGGCACGGTGCGGTGTGCCCCGCGGCTGCGGCGCGTTCGGCGTCTGCAGCGCCGGCGAGGCCACGGCGTGCGACTGTGCCCGGGGCTTCCGCCCGCGGAATCCAGCCAACTGGGGCTCCGGCGACTACATCGACGGCTGCGTGCGTAACGCCCAGCTGCAGTGCGCCAAGAACAGCAGCGGTGGCGTCGACACTGCTACCGGCTTGAAGAAGGAAGGCCAGGACAAGTTCCTCCGCATGGATGGCATTGGGTTCCCGGATGACGGTCGAGTAGTGGGCGCGGCGAGCACCGGCGACTGCCAGAGCGCGTGCCTTGGGGACTGCACGTGCTCCGCTTACGCGTACAACACCAGCTGCTTCCTGTGGCATGGCGACCTGCAAACTTTGCAGGCCGGTATCGGCGATGACCAGGCCGGCGCGGGAAGCCTCTACCTCCGGCTGGCCGCGTCGGAGATCCCAGGCGCGAGAAGCCACAAGTGGCGGAACATCAAGATCGCCGCCGGTGCACTTGGCATCGCCTGCTTCGTGGTCGCCGCCTCCATTCTTCTAGTTCATACGACAAGGAAGAGAAGAACAGCGAGAGTCAACGGTCTCGCCGTCGGCGATGGCTGTGTGAGCTACAAGTACAGTGACCTGCAGTACCTGACCAAGAACTTCACTGACAAGATCGGTGCCGGCGCCTTCGGGTCGGTGTTCAAGGGTCAGTTCTCCGACAGCACCGTGGTGGCCGTCAAGAAGCTGGAGGGGCTCCGGCAAGGCGAGAAGCAGTTCCGCGCGGAGGTGAGCACGCTGGGCACCATCCAGCACGTCAACCTGATCCGCATGCTCGGGTTCTGCTCCGACGGCGGCGCCGACCGGAAGCTGCTGGTGTACGAGTACATGCCCAACGGCTCGCTCGACCGCCACCTGTTCCGCAAGACGTTCTACGTCCTGAGCTGGCAGGTGCGGTACCAGGTTGGGATCGGCGTCGCCAAGGGGCTCGCCTACCTTCACGAGAGGTGCCGGGACTGCATCATCCACTGCGACGTGAAGCCGGAGAACATCCTCCTCGACGCCGACTTCGCGCCCAAGGTGGCGGACTTCGGGCTCGCCAAGCTCGTCGGCCGGGACTTCAGCCGGGTGATCACCACCATGCGGGGGACCGTCGGATACCTGGCGCCTGAGTGGATCAGTGGCGAGGCGATCACGGCCAAGGCCGACGTGTTCAGCTACGGGATGATGCTCTTTGAGATCGTGTCCGGGAGGAGGAACTTCGAGCAAGGGGAGAGGCGGTTCGTGGCGTCGTCGTCGGCATGCGCGACAGGCGCGGAGGAGCAagctacgacgacgacggcgttcTTCCCGTTGCTGGTGGCGCGGAGGCTGGCGAAGGAGGAGGACATGATGGCGCTGCTGGATCCCGAGCTGGAAGGGGACGCCAGCGCCGACGAGATGAGGAGGTTGTGCAAGATAGCCTGCTGGTGCATCCAGCGCGACATCGACGCTCGGCCGACGATGGCGGAGGTGGTGCAGGTGCTAGAGGGGTTGACGGACATCGAGATGCCACCGGTGCCACAATTCCTTGAAGTGCTAGCGGGACAAGCGATACAAGAGTCGGTCTACCATAGCACGGAGCAGCGTTAA